In Acidobacteriota bacterium, a single window of DNA contains:
- the dnaB gene encoding replicative DNA helicase — protein MASTTVSEKAFPHNLEAERALLGSILLDNGVLNQVLEIIDLNDFFSDGHRTIFEKMLLLSEKSRTIDLVTLSEDLSREGMLEKVGGAGYLAALTDGIPIGVSASIDEYSRIIKEKSLVRRLINASNNVITRCFEGVDDPETLIDLAQGQIFEIAEKRTQSGFLDIRQIVKTSFGDLDKLLDRGHRVTGIETGFVELDNMTSGFQPGELIVLAARPSLGKTALCLNIAAHACINCGKKVGIFSLEMSKESLALRLLCSEARIDSHKLRTGFTTREDWPKMTQALGRLAEAPLYIEDTPALSIMQIRAKARRLKAEKGLDMVIIDYLQLATGHGRYENRTQEVSYISRGLKSIAKELNVPVVALSQLSRAPEQRPGQKPMLSDLRESGSIEQDADVVIFIFRERRSNEDSEEIAGEETKLIIGKQRNGPTGEIPIVFIKSYVRFENMATGREDESY, from the coding sequence ATGGCAAGCACTACCGTCAGCGAGAAAGCCTTTCCCCACAACCTTGAAGCCGAACGCGCATTGCTGGGCTCCATCCTGCTGGACAACGGCGTCTTGAATCAGGTCCTGGAAATTATCGATTTAAACGACTTCTTCTCAGATGGGCACCGTACCATCTTTGAAAAGATGCTGCTGCTTTCTGAGAAGAGCCGGACCATAGACCTGGTGACGCTTTCCGAAGACCTTTCGCGCGAGGGGATGCTGGAGAAAGTGGGCGGGGCCGGATATCTGGCCGCGCTGACGGACGGGATTCCGATCGGCGTCTCAGCCAGCATTGATGAGTATTCGCGCATTATCAAAGAGAAATCGCTGGTCCGGCGGCTTATCAACGCCTCAAACAATGTCATCACCCGATGCTTTGAGGGGGTTGATGATCCCGAAACGCTGATCGACCTGGCCCAGGGACAGATTTTTGAAATTGCCGAGAAAAGAACACAATCCGGCTTCCTTGATATCCGCCAGATTGTTAAGACAAGTTTTGGAGACCTTGACAAGCTGCTCGACCGGGGCCATCGTGTCACCGGGATTGAGACCGGATTCGTCGAGCTGGACAACATGACCTCCGGGTTCCAGCCTGGCGAGTTAATCGTTCTTGCCGCGCGGCCTTCGCTGGGAAAGACAGCCCTGTGCTTGAACATTGCTGCGCACGCCTGCATCAATTGCGGAAAGAAAGTCGGCATCTTCTCGCTCGAAATGAGCAAGGAGTCGCTTGCACTCCGGCTGCTCTGCTCAGAGGCGCGCATCGACAGCCACAAGCTGCGGACCGGTTTCACCACTCGCGAGGACTGGCCCAAAATGACACAGGCGCTTGGCCGCCTGGCGGAAGCGCCGCTCTATATTGAAGACACACCGGCCTTGAGCATCATGCAGATTCGTGCCAAGGCGCGAAGGCTGAAGGCCGAAAAGGGTTTGGACATGGTGATTATTGATTACCTTCAGCTTGCCACCGGGCACGGACGCTATGAAAACCGCACCCAGGAAGTCAGCTATATTTCGCGCGGGCTCAAGAGCATTGCTAAGGAGCTGAATGTACCCGTCGTGGCCCTTTCGCAGCTGAGCCGCGCCCCTGAGCAGCGCCCGGGACAGAAACCGATGCTTTCTGACCTGCGTGAATCTGGCTCCATTGAGCAGGATGCCGACGTCGTGATCTTTATCTTTCGCGAGCGCCGGTCAAACGAAGACAGCGAGGAGATTGCCGGAGAAGAAACCAAGCTCATCATCGGAAAACAACGCAACGGGCCTACTGGAGAAATCCCAATCGTTTTCATTAAGTCATATGTCCGTTTTGAAAATATGGCTACGGGCCGCGAAGACGAATCCTATTAG
- the rpsF gene encoding 30S ribosomal protein S6 — MAKYEMMFIARTDVPEEEIDKLTAQMDAVVSGAGGKTEKIDKMGRRRLAYRVKKQREGFYILFTFEGNGDTVREFERRLKVTDSVIKFLTVRVDGRVKAAEAKPSPDRHAAPAPAPAPSEAPSGTETASQN, encoded by the coding sequence ATGGCGAAATATGAAATGATGTTTATCGCTCGGACGGATGTTCCCGAGGAGGAAATCGACAAGCTGACCGCGCAGATGGACGCAGTGGTTTCAGGCGCCGGTGGGAAGACCGAAAAGATCGACAAGATGGGTCGCCGAAGGCTTGCTTACCGTGTGAAGAAACAGCGCGAGGGTTTTTATATCCTGTTTACCTTTGAAGGGAACGGCGACACCGTGCGGGAATTTGAGCGGAGGCTGAAGGTTACCGATTCCGTAATCAAGTTCCTGACCGTGCGTGTTGACGGGCGCGTGAAGGCGGCGGAAGCGAAACCTTCGCCGGACCGTCACGCAGCGCCGGCACCCGCCCCCGCCCCTTCCGAAGCCCCGTCCGGGACGGAAACGGCATCTCAGAATTAA
- the alr gene encoding alanine racemase has translation MKTNTQNLLRPTWAEISLPRLRRNFDYVRRVAGLRRVMAVVKADAYGHGAVTIAKTLAAAGAEWFGVATVEEALELRAAGIEQPVLLLGGLYMSDPAHLIEYRLTPTLSSTARLDTYSECARRFGKPIGFHLKVDTGMGRLGLPPDRLQVFVDHYRELPGLDMKGLFTHLASAEDLVASQTEDQAASFKKVVRQVRELGINPEWLHVANSAALVAGWPLTENMVRVGALLYGYCLPLMLPPGRQGPELPQVEPILTLKSRVVFLKDVPSGTPLGYGAAFHTRRRSRIATAPVGYADGLSRALSNRGRAIVRGRVARIVGNISMDLTLLDVTDVPGVDIGDEIILLGQSDHCSITALEIADLVGTVPYEILCSIGKRVPRIYLDS, from the coding sequence GTGAAAACAAACACCCAAAACCTGTTGCGGCCAACCTGGGCGGAAATCTCGCTTCCCAGACTCCGCAGGAATTTTGATTATGTGCGGCGTGTGGCAGGCCTGCGCCGTGTGATGGCGGTAGTGAAGGCCGATGCATACGGGCACGGCGCCGTAACGATTGCCAAAACGCTGGCGGCCGCCGGCGCCGAGTGGTTCGGCGTAGCCACCGTGGAGGAAGCCCTCGAGCTGCGTGCCGCCGGCATCGAACAGCCGGTCCTGCTGCTGGGCGGGCTTTACATGAGCGACCCGGCACACCTGATCGAGTATCGGCTGACCCCAACACTGTCTTCCACGGCCCGCCTCGACACTTATTCCGAGTGCGCACGGCGCTTTGGCAAGCCGATTGGGTTCCACCTGAAAGTTGATACGGGAATGGGTCGCCTGGGGCTGCCGCCAGACCGTCTGCAGGTCTTCGTGGACCACTACCGCGAGCTTCCCGGCCTCGACATGAAAGGCCTGTTTACGCACCTTGCTTCCGCCGAAGACCTGGTTGCGTCGCAGACGGAAGACCAGGCTGCAAGCTTCAAAAAAGTGGTGCGCCAGGTGCGCGAGCTTGGCATCAATCCCGAATGGTTGCACGTGGCGAACAGCGCCGCGCTGGTGGCGGGCTGGCCTCTTACGGAAAACATGGTGCGTGTTGGCGCGCTTCTTTACGGCTATTGCCTCCCACTGATGCTGCCGCCCGGCAGGCAAGGACCGGAGCTGCCGCAAGTTGAGCCGATCCTCACGCTAAAGTCGCGCGTCGTCTTTTTAAAGGATGTTCCCAGCGGCACTCCGCTCGGTTATGGAGCGGCTTTCCACACGCGGCGCCGCTCGCGCATCGCCACGGCGCCGGTTGGTTATGCTGACGGATTGAGCCGCGCCCTTTCCAACCGCGGCAGGGCGATCGTGCGCGGCCGCGTCGCCCGAATTGTGGGCAACATCAGCATGGACCTCACGCTGCTGGACGTGACGGACGTTCCGGGGGTGGACATCGGCGATGAGATCATCCTGCTGGGCCAGTCGGACCACTGCTCGATTACGGCGCTTGAAATCGCCGACCTGGTGGGTACGGTCCCTTATGAAATTCTTTGCTCGATCGGCAAGCGCGTCCCGCGCATCTATCTGGATTCCTGA
- a CDS encoding 50S ribosomal protein L9, producing MEVILLDNVETLGSRGQIVKVANGYGRNYLLPRKMAIAATPQNRKWIEQQRARFLKLEARERGESEELAKLMEGVTVVATRRSGEKGQLFGSVTAIDIEEGLAAQGYKISRRKIHLGSPLKSIGEFDVPVRLHRDVTITVKVRVETEGEPEVNPESEVNAEAAAAQPADAPGADADAKAEAESGETAPKSE from the coding sequence ATGGAAGTCATTCTTCTTGATAATGTTGAAACGCTCGGATCGCGCGGCCAGATCGTCAAGGTGGCAAACGGCTACGGCCGGAATTATCTGCTGCCGAGAAAGATGGCGATCGCTGCAACCCCGCAGAACCGTAAGTGGATTGAGCAGCAAAGAGCGCGCTTCCTGAAGCTGGAAGCCAGGGAGCGGGGTGAATCCGAAGAGCTCGCCAAGTTGATGGAAGGCGTCACCGTCGTCGCGACGCGCCGTTCCGGCGAAAAGGGGCAGCTTTTCGGTTCCGTCACTGCCATAGACATCGAGGAAGGTCTTGCAGCCCAAGGCTACAAGATCAGCCGGCGCAAGATCCATCTGGGCAGCCCTCTGAAGTCCATTGGAGAGTTTGACGTTCCCGTCAGGCTGCACCGCGACGTTACCATTACGGTGAAAGTACGGGTGGAAACGGAAGGCGAGCCCGAAGTCAACCCGGAAAGCGAAGTCAATGCTGAAGCCGCCGCGGCTCAGCCCGCTGACGCGCCCGGGGCCGACGCTGACGCCAAAGCTGAAGCTGAAAGCGGCGAAACTGCTCCAAAATCTGAGTAA
- the rpsR gene encoding 30S ribosomal protein S18, whose amino-acid sequence MAYDRSKSAEGSGGRRPAGPGGPGRRQYFRRRKVCKFCVEKIAFIDYKDLRMIGQFVAERGKILPRRLTGTCSPHQRELTRAIKQARNIALLPFAAEV is encoded by the coding sequence ATGGCATATGATCGATCAAAGTCGGCAGAAGGAAGTGGCGGAAGACGTCCGGCAGGTCCCGGAGGGCCAGGACGGCGGCAATACTTCCGTCGGCGCAAGGTCTGCAAGTTCTGCGTGGAGAAGATTGCTTTTATCGACTACAAGGACCTCAGGATGATCGGGCAGTTTGTTGCGGAGCGGGGTAAAATTCTTCCACGCCGGTTGACGGGGACCTGCTCGCCGCACCAGCGGGAGCTGACCCGGGCCATCAAGCAGGCACGCAATATCGCGCTGCTTCCTTTCGCAGCGGAGGTTTAA